The following proteins come from a genomic window of Gossypium raimondii isolate GPD5lz chromosome 5, ASM2569854v1, whole genome shotgun sequence:
- the LOC105766152 gene encoding glycosyltransferase BC10, with the protein MASFVVILGSFTLKLLVSEGSSSCYPRLNRFSSPLTTSPYSYILCNFAFLSSPPHPPFNSSSEPKTPPVPNDNDTRPHSVTDDRELMRRAASILETSCNPTPKVAFMFLSRGSLPLAPLWEKFFMGHEGLYSIYIHTSPEFIDEPPTTSVFYKRKIPSKPVHWGTASMVDAERRLLANALLDCANQRFVLLSEACIPLFNFTTVYNYLIKSRQSFIGSFDDPRVTGRGRYNKRMWPTVSLANWRKGSQWFEVNRNLAVEILSDEKYYPIFRNHCIPPCYVDEHYVPTLVNIMSPEVNSNRSITWVDWSKGGPHPKQYVRKDVSMALLNQVRKGFNCTYNGHTTSMCFLFARKFHPSTLEPLLRLAPALLDSMN; encoded by the exons ATGGCTTCTTTTGTGGTTATTCTTGGGTCTTTCACGTTGAAGTTGCTAGTCTCAGAAGGCTCTTCTTCTTGCTACCCTCGACTCAACAGGTTTTCTTCGCCATTGACGACCTCTCCATATTCCTACATTTTATGTAACTTTGCTTTCCTTTCATCCCCTCCCCACCCACCCTTCAACTCTTCTTCAGAACCGAAAACTCCGCCAGTCCCCAACGACAATGACACGCGACCGCATTCGGTGACGGACGATCGAGAGCTGATGCGTCGTGCCGCGAGTATCCTCGAAACCTCATGCAATCCAACCCCAAAGGTGGCCTTCATGTTTTTAAGCCGGGGATCACTGCCTTTAGCACCTCTATGGGAAAAGTTCTTCATGGGACATGAAGGCCTTTATTCCATTTACATCCATACATCCCCTGAATTCATTGACGAGCCACCAACAACCTCAGTGTTCTACAAGCGCAAGATACCAAGCAAG CCTGTCCATTGGGGAACTGCATCAATGGTGGATGCGGAGAGGCGGCTGTTAGCCAATGCGTTGCTTGATTGTGCCAACCAAAGATTTGTGCTACTCTCGGAAGCATGCATCCCGCTATTCAACTTCACCACAGTTTACAACTACCTTATCAAATCCAGGCAAAGCTTCATCGGTTCCTTTGATGATCCGAGGGTAACCGGCCGTGGCCGTTACAACAAGCGGATGTGGCCGACGGTGTCATTAGCCAATTGGCGTAAAGGGTCGCAATGGTTCGAGGTTAATCGAAATCTTGCCGTCGAAATATTATCCGATGAAAAGTACTATCCCATCTTTAGAAACCATTGCATTCCTCCATGTTACGTCGATGAACATTACGTGCCAACTCTTGTCAACATAATGTCACCGGAGGTCAACTCAAATCGGAGTATTACTTGGGTTGATTGGTCTAAAGGCGGTCCACACCCCAAACAATATGTGAGAAAAGATGTATCAATGGCATTGTTGAATCAAGTTAggaaaggatttaattgtaCTTATAATGGTCATACAACCTCAATGTGCTTCCTCTTTGCTAGGAAGTTTCATCCGAGCACACTAGAGCCATTGCTTAGGTTAGCTCCGGCATTGCTGGATTCAATGAATTAA